GCCAGGTCACCTGAAACGCCCGAATTTTCGCCAAAGGGCGCAACGTGGTCCGAGGTTGGTTCCTGGAGGGGTCGGACTGGCGAAACAGGTCGGGTTGTTCCGAAGAACAGGAAGGAGCGGCCTGGACGAGCCGGGCGGGCCCGGATCAGTGTGACGCGGGAGAAGGAGTGCCCAGGGGATGGGGAGGTCCGACCGGAGGGAGATCGGGCGGACGGCCCGGATGGCGGTCGGGGCGGTCGTGCTGCTGATCGGTGCGGGGTCGGGGTGCGGATCGATCCGGGTGACCGACACGCCGAGATCGGCGACCGAGCAGCTCTTGCTGACCCAGGCCTGGGACGAGGCGATCGGGTCGATCGATTTCTCGCAGTTCGCGGCCACGCCGGTCAAGCTCGATGACGCCTTGCTCGCCGGGCCGGACAAGAACTGGATGGTCTACCGGCTCCGCGAGTCGATGGCCCGGCAGGGGGTGATTCTGGTCGATGACAAGGAGAAGGCCGAGGTGGTCATCGAGGCGGCGGCGGGGGTCTACGGCACGAATTCGAACTCGGTGATCCTCGGCATTCCCGCCAATAACATGATGGGAGCCTTGCCCTTTGTGCCGCCGATGGCGATGGGAGAGGCGGCCCTGGCGACCCGGACCGATCAGTACGGCGTGACCCGCCTGGCCCTCTTTGCCCGAGACACCGCCACCGGGCATTTCGTCTGGGAGTCGGGCACAATCGACGCCGATTCCTACCTCCGCAATGCCACCATCGGGGGGATCGCCCTCCGCTCCGGTTCGATCGAGCTGCCCTCCGACCGCCATCGCCGGCGCATGCTCCACCGATTGACCGGCAGGGGCGAACCGCCGCCCCAACCGGGAGGCCACGTCCACCACTGAGTGACCCGAGACCAGGGACTATGAATCACCTCTGATGATATGATTTTATGTTGCGGTTGTTCATGTTCTGGCCCCTGGTTGGAGAGGCTTCGGGGTTCAGGGCTGGTTTGGATCGCCATGTTCGACCAGGTCGAGCGCGGCCTCCATCAGGATCTCGCCGGTCATCTCGCCGAGGGAGACGCGGGAGACGTAGTTGTAGCGCGGGAAGCTGTTGAAATCGACCCGGGCGAGGATATAGCCGAAGGCGTCGTTGGTTAGACCGAACAACAGGTTAT
Above is a genomic segment from Tautonia marina containing:
- a CDS encoding DUF6655 family protein — protein: MGRSDRREIGRTARMAVGAVVLLIGAGSGCGSIRVTDTPRSATEQLLLTQAWDEAIGSIDFSQFAATPVKLDDALLAGPDKNWMVYRLRESMARQGVILVDDKEKAEVVIEAAAGVYGTNSNSVILGIPANNMMGALPFVPPMAMGEAALATRTDQYGVTRLALFARDTATGHFVWESGTIDADSYLRNATIGGIALRSGSIELPSDRHRRRMLHRLTGRGEPPPQPGGHVHH